The following coding sequences lie in one Candidatus Eremiobacterota bacterium genomic window:
- the def gene encoding peptide deformylase — protein sequence MPYVREILSEGQPTLRKVAKRVDPREIDDPLFQQLIDDMFATMYAAPGVGLAAPQINVAKRVFVMDVHDGEHEPAAVINPKLHLLGEEIELKEGCLSVPGIVGDIVRHERAAVTGLDRYGQRIRIEGDGLLAQCMQHEVDHLDGTLYIDRAKNLRPVAGEEEKETAEA from the coding sequence ATGCCCTACGTACGCGAAATTCTCAGCGAAGGTCAGCCGACGCTGCGAAAGGTGGCCAAGCGGGTTGATCCCAGAGAGATCGACGATCCGCTCTTCCAACAGCTGATCGACGATATGTTTGCCACGATGTACGCGGCGCCGGGCGTCGGATTGGCCGCGCCGCAGATCAACGTCGCCAAGCGAGTTTTCGTTATGGACGTCCACGACGGCGAGCACGAGCCCGCGGCCGTCATCAATCCCAAGTTACACCTTCTCGGCGAAGAGATCGAGCTCAAGGAGGGTTGCCTGTCGGTGCCGGGCATCGTGGGCGACATCGTTCGGCACGAGCGCGCGGCCGTGACCGGTCTCGATCGCTACGGCCAAAGAATTCGAATCGAGGGAGATGGTTTGCTAGCGCAGTGCATGCAGCACGAAGTCGACCATCTGGACGGCACGCTCTACATCGATCGCGCGAAGAACCTGCGCCCAGTCGCCGGCGAAGAGGAGAAAGAAACCGCCGAAGCTTGA
- the hslU gene encoding ATP-dependent protease ATPase subunit HslU: protein MVATTLDPARLTPRQIVEELDKYIVGQSKAKRAVAIALRNRYRRARAREDLRDEITPKNILMIGPTGVGKTEIARRLAALVGAPFVKVEATKYTEVGYVGRDVESMVRDLVEASIRTVTGERREEVRELARGHAVERVIDALHPETRPPSAPGQGNPLGAALGSIFGSGYSAQQPQPGGAPSVSPDAQRVRDQTRGEIERGFYDVRLIEIEIEESASLPIGVIGGGVEQGADIGEMLGGILPKRRTKKRVTVAEALRIFEQEEAGKLIDMDAVKREALRRAAEDGIIFIDEIDKVAGSSQHRGGPDVSREGVQRDILPIVEGSTVNTKHGPIKTDHVLFIAAGAFHISKPSDLIPELQGRLPIRVELDSLTAEDFKTILTQPKNALVEQYKALLATDGMALEFAQDGIDQLASFAMTVNEQTENIGARRLHTVLERVLEDVSFDAPEKTGTVTIDGAYVRARLADVVANADLSGYIL from the coding sequence ATGGTCGCCACGACACTCGATCCTGCGCGGCTGACGCCGCGCCAGATCGTCGAGGAGCTCGACAAATATATCGTTGGCCAATCTAAGGCCAAGCGCGCGGTGGCGATCGCGCTGCGCAATCGATACCGGCGAGCTCGTGCGCGTGAAGATTTGCGCGACGAGATTACGCCAAAGAACATTCTGATGATCGGTCCCACGGGCGTCGGCAAGACCGAGATCGCCCGCCGGTTAGCGGCGCTCGTCGGCGCGCCGTTCGTGAAGGTCGAAGCGACGAAGTACACCGAGGTGGGATACGTCGGTCGCGACGTCGAGTCGATGGTGCGCGATCTGGTGGAGGCGTCGATTCGCACGGTGACGGGAGAGCGTCGAGAAGAAGTACGTGAATTAGCGCGCGGCCACGCGGTCGAGCGCGTTATCGACGCGCTGCATCCCGAGACGCGGCCGCCCTCCGCCCCCGGACAGGGCAATCCGCTGGGCGCCGCGCTCGGCTCGATCTTTGGGAGCGGCTATTCGGCGCAACAGCCGCAGCCCGGCGGCGCGCCGTCGGTCTCTCCCGATGCGCAACGCGTACGCGATCAGACGCGCGGTGAGATCGAGCGCGGATTCTACGACGTGCGCCTCATCGAAATCGAGATCGAGGAGTCTGCGAGTTTGCCGATTGGGGTGATCGGCGGCGGCGTAGAGCAGGGGGCGGACATCGGCGAGATGCTCGGTGGAATTCTTCCAAAACGCCGAACGAAGAAGCGCGTTACCGTGGCCGAGGCGCTGCGGATTTTCGAGCAAGAAGAAGCCGGCAAGCTCATCGACATGGACGCGGTCAAGCGCGAAGCGCTTCGCAGAGCCGCCGAAGACGGAATTATTTTCATCGACGAAATCGACAAGGTCGCCGGGTCGTCACAGCATCGCGGCGGTCCGGACGTCTCGCGTGAAGGCGTACAGCGCGACATTCTTCCGATCGTGGAGGGATCGACGGTCAATACTAAACACGGACCGATTAAGACCGACCACGTATTGTTCATCGCTGCGGGCGCCTTTCACATTAGCAAACCCTCCGATCTGATTCCCGAACTGCAGGGACGTTTGCCGATTCGGGTCGAGCTCGATTCGCTGACGGCCGAAGATTTCAAAACGATTCTGACGCAACCCAAGAATGCGCTCGTCGAGCAGTACAAGGCGCTGCTTGCTACCGACGGAATGGCGCTTGAGTTTGCGCAAGACGGCATCGATCAGCTGGCGAGCTTTGCCATGACGGTTAACGAGCAGACGGAGAACATCGGAGCGCGCCGCCTGCATACGGTGCTCGAGCGCGTGCTCGAAGACGTCAGTTTCGACGCTCCGGAAAAGACTGGAACGGTCACGATCGACGGAGCCTACGTGCGCGCGCGGCTTGCCGACGTTGTAGCGAATGCCGACTTATCTGGGTATATTCTCTAA